The genomic window TCTTCCAGCCATACGCATTCCTTTGAATACTCTAGATGGATAAGAAGAAGCTCCTACAGAACCTGGCGCTCTTAAACGGTTGTGCTGACCATGAGTAGCTTGTCCAACACCACCAAAACCGTGACGCTTAACAACACCTTGGAAACCTTTACCTTTAGACACACCTTGTACATCTACAAATTCTCCTTCTTCAAAAATAGAAACATCAATAAGATCTCCTAATTTTTGTTCAGTTGCGAAATCTTGGAATTCAACGACTTTTTTCTTAGCAACAGTTCCAGCTTTTTTAAAGTGACCTAAAGCCGCTTTAGTAGAATGTTTCTCGTTTTTGTCATCGAAACCTAGCTGCAACGCTTCGTACCCGTCAACACCTTTGGTTCTGACTTGGGTAACAACACATGGACCAGCTTCGATTACTGTACAAGGAATATTTTTCCCGTTTTCGTCAAAAATACTAGTCATGCCGATTTTCTTACCAATTAACCCAGACATAAATATTAATTATTAATTACTAAAATTCCCTTCAATTTGAAAATAACAGAAATTTCCAAACAGGGAGTGCAAAAGTAGACATTAAAATTGAATATACCAAACAGTTATAAAAATTAAATCGCTCATAATCAAAATCCAAGCATCAAATGAGCCACAAAAGAAACTTCTTGTCACACTAAACTAATAGGCTTTATTCCAATAATAAGCAGGACAACACTTAACAATTATTTAATCAAAGAAAAATAGAAAACATCGCCAGCACCCTAAAACAAAGAGAATTACGTCCAGCAACAAATCAAAAAGCTAACAAAAAAGAAAGCTTCCGAAATTTCAAAACCTAAAAAGTAAAACAAAAAAAGCGAGACAGAAATGCCTCGCTTTTTATATATAAAATATAATAAAAAATTATACTTTTATCTCTACTTCAACCCCACTTGGCAATTCAAGTTTCATTAAAGCATCAATAGTTTTAGATGAAGATGAATAAATATCAATCAATCTCTTGTATGACATTACTTCAAATTGCTCTCTCGCTTTTTTGTTAACGTGCGGAGAACGTAATACAGTGAAAAGTTTTTTGTGAGTTGGCAACGGAATTGGACCTGTTACAACTGCTCCAGTAGTTTTTACTGTTTTCACGATCTTTTCAGCAGATTTATCTACCAACATGTGATCGTAAGATTTTAGTTTTATTCTGATTTTTTGACTCATTTTCTTAAAATTAAGCGTTACCTTTTGCTTTTTTGATTACCTCTTCTGAAATATTAGAAGGTGTTTCTGCATAGTGAGAAAACTCCATAGTTGAAGTAGCTCTACCAGAAGATAATGTTCTTAATGTAGTTACATATCCAAACATTTCTGATAAAGGAACATCAGCTTTAATAGTTTTAGCACCATTTCTATCACCCATGTCATTAACCTGACCTCTACGACGGTTCAAGTCACCAACGATATCACCCATATTTTCTTCTGGAGTAATAACTTCAATTTTCATGATTGGCTCAAGAATAACAGCTCCAGCAGCACGTCCTGATTCCTTATAACCCATTCTTGCAGCTAATTCAAAAGAAAGAGCATCAGAATCCACAGGGTGGAAAGATCCATCTAATAAAGTTACTTTTAAACTATCAACAGCATATCCAGCTAATGGACCTGTTTTCATAGCCTCACGGAAACCTTTCTCAACAGCAGGAATATACTCCTTAGGAACGTTACCACCTTTTACTTCATTAACAAACTGTAATCCTACAGGAACTTTACCATCAACTTCATCAGCAGGCTCGATTCTAAATACGATATCACCGAATTTACCACGACCTCCAGATTGTTTCTTGTAAGTTTCTCTATGCTGAGCAGATCTTGTAAACGCTTCCTTATATTCAACTTGAGGCTCACCTTGGTTCACTTCAACTTTAAATTCACGTTTCATACGATCAACTAAGATATCTAAGTGAAGCTCACCCATACCAGAAATAATAGTTTGACCTGAAGCCTCATCTGTTCTAACTGTAAATGTCGGATCCTCTTCAGCTAATTTAGCCAAAGCCATACCCATTTTATCAACGTCAGCTTTAGTTTTAGGCTCGATAGCAATACCAATTACCGGCTCTGGGAATTTCATAGATTCCAAAATAATTGGATTCTTTTCATCACACAAAGTATCTCCAGTTTTAATATCTTTAAATCCTACAGCTGCACCAATATCTCCAGCCTCAATATATTCGATTGGATTTTGTTTATTAGCGTGCATTTGGTAAATACGAGAAATTCTCTCTTTATTACCTGAACGAGTATTTAAAACATAAGAACCAGCATCTAAACGACCAGAGTAAGCACGGAAGAAAGCTAAACGACCTACGAATGGGTCAGTAGCAATTTTAAACGCTAAAGCAGCAAAAGGCTCTTTTACATCTGGCTTACGCAAGATTTTAGTTTGATCTTCTTCTAACAATTCAGCATCATCAGGGTGAATACCCTCAATACCTTCTTTGTCTAATGGAGATGGTAAATACTTACATACAGCATCTAACATAAATTGAACTCCTTTATTTTTGAAAGAAGAACCTGCAAGCATTGGAATGATAGCCATATCAATAGTAGCAGCTCTTAATGCATTGTTGATTTCTTCCTCTGTAATAGAGTTTTCATCTTCCATGTATTTATCCAAAAGATTCTCGTCATAAGTAGCGATCTCTTCGATAAGGATAGAACGGTAGTGTTTTACATCATCAACCATATCAGCAGGGATATCAACGATATCAAAAGTTGCTCCTTGAGTTTCATCATGCCATACGATAGCTTGATTTTTCACTAAGTCAACAATACCTTTAAAATCTGCTTCATCACCAATAGGTAAAGTAATTGCAACCGCATTCGATTTCAACATATCTTTAACCTGTCCGCATACAGCTAAAAAGTTAGCACCTTGACGGTCCATTTTGTTTACGAATCCCATACGAGGAACTCTATATTGATCAGCAAGTCTCCAGTTAGTTTCTGATTGAGGCTCAACACCATCAACAGCACTAAATAAGAAAACTAATCCATCAAGTACACGCAAAGAACGGTTTACCTCTACAGTAAAGTCAACGTGTCCAGGAGTATCAATAATATTAAAGTGATAAGGCAATGATTCTGGAAGAACCTTACCTTGCTCAGTTGGAAAATTCCAAGTACAAGTTGTAGCAGCAGAAGTAATTGTAATACCTCTTTCTTGCTCTTGTGCCATCCAGTCCATTGTTGCAGCACCATCGTGCACTTCACCAATTTTATGCGACTTTCCAGTATAAAAAAGAATACGCTCAGTAGTTGTTGTTTTACCAGCATCAATGTGAGCAGCAATCCCGATATTTCTTGTATATTTTAAATCTCTAGCCATTTCTTTACGAATTAAAATCTAAAGTGAGAGAATGCTTTATTAGCTTCTGCCATTTTGTGAGTATCCATTCTTTTCTTAACCGCAGCACCTTCTTCTTTAGCCGCAGCTAAACATTCTGAAGCTAAACGCTGTGCCATAGATTTTTCATTTCTTCTTCTTGAATAAAGTATTAACCACTTCATTGCCATAGAAATTTTTCTGTCTGGACGAATTTGCATTGGAATTTGGAATGTAGCTCCACCAACTCTACGGCTACGTACTTCTACGTGAGGCATAACGTTTGTTAAAGCATCTTTCCAGATCTCTAATGAAGTCTTTTCATCATTTTGCTTTTTAGTTTCGATGATATCAATAGCATCATAAAATACTTTAAAAGCTGTAGATTTCTTACCATCCCACATTAAGTTATTCACAAAACGCGTTACCAATTGATCATTAAACCTTGGATCTGGTAAAAGTGGTCTTTTCTTTGCCGCTCTTTTTCTCATGTCTTTTTCTTAAAAGTTTTTAAATTACTTTTTTGCTTCTTTTGGGCGTTTAGCACCGTACTTAGATCTTCTTTGCGTTCTTCCCGCAACACCTGACGTATCAAGCGCTCCACGAACGATATGATATCTAACACCTGGTAAATCTTTTACCCTTCCGCCTCTAACTAATACTATCGAGTGCTCTTGTAAATTGTGTCCTTCTCCAGGGATGTAAGCATTCACTTCATTACCATTTGTCAAACGTACACGCGCAACTTTACGCATTGCAGAGTTTGGTTTTTTTGGTGTAGTAGTGTAAACACGCGTACAAACCCCTCTTCTTTGAGGACAAGAATCTAAAGCAACCGATTTACTCTTCTTAGTTATCTGAGTTCTTCCTGTTCTTACTAATTGTTGAATTGTTGGCATAATTAATACTAAAAATTAATATGATATTAAATTCCCGCTTTTTACGGGGTTGCAAATGTATAAAATATTTTTCAGTATACAAACGTTAAATCATTAATTTTCAATAACATTATTTATATCTATGATTTCACAAAGAAACATTGGATATTTGCTTTTTCATAAACTAACAAAATAATTGCATTTGAAACAATTAGCCTACATACTTTTTTTCCTTTGCGCCTCCAATTGTTTTGGACAATCTTTTTATTTAAACATAAATGGCATAAACAAAGAACAAAGTCAAACTATTGATTCGCTTTCTTTCAAAAAAAAACATACCAATCTTAAGTCACTCTATAACGAACTAGAAATAGTTTCAAACAACCTAACAAAACAAGGATATACAGATGCCATAATACTGGAAAACAGTAAAATAAATGATAGTTCATACACGGCATTAATAGACTTAAAAAACAAGATAAAAGAAGTACATATATATATAGGTATAAATGATTTTTTTTTCAACGAAAAAAAAACAGCGAATGACAGCATAATAATCCCATATCCCGAGCTTGAAAATTTTCTAAATCAACAAATTCTAAAGAGCGAAAAAGCAGGTTTTGCTTTTACAAAAATAAAATTAGAAAATATTACAAAAAAGAATTCCATAATTTATGCTCGTTTAAATCTTAATTCCGAAAAAAAAAGATTGCTAAATTCAATTATTATAAATTACACAAATCCTAATTTAAAAAATTATTTCCCGAAAGGAGCTTTAAAACAGCTAAACAAAAAATATTCAGACAAAACATTCAATCAAGAAATGATCAAAAATATCAACAGCGACATTAATAGTTTTGATTTTATTTCTCAGACAAAATATCCCGAAGTACTATTCACTAAAGATTCTACCAAAGTATTTACTTATATTGAAAAAAGAAAAGCAAACACTTTTGATGGCTATATAGGATTTTCGAATGATGAAAACAAAAAACTTATTCTAAATGGTTATCTTGATATTTCTTTAATTAACACTCTTCGCGCTGGAGAAAAATTTTCTTTGTATTGGAAGAGCGACGGCAATCAACAAAAAACTTTTAATACTAAATTAGAAATCCCATATCTATTCCAATCCCCAATTGGAATAAAAGCTCAATTAAACATATTTAAACAAGACAGTACTTTTCAGAATACCAAGACAGATATAAATTTGGGGTATTACTTAAATTACAATTCCAAAGTCTACATCGGTTATCAATCTACAGAATCAAGCGATATTCAAAATATAAACAATTCGACGATCAGCGATTATAACAATTCATATCTCACAACAACACTTGATTTCCAGAAACCAGATTATAACAATTCTTTATTCATCCATAAAGCTTTCATTTTTACCTCTCTTGGATTTGGAAAAAGAACTACAAATAACGATCCCGAGACTGCGGAAACAAGTAATCAGCTTTTCGCAAATATTAATCTTAAGTATAATTTTGAACTAAATGCTAAAAATTTCATTAACATAAATTCACAAAATTATATCTTAAAGAGCAAAAGTTATACTTCTAACGAATTATTTCGATTTGGCGGAACCAACTCAATTCGCGGATTTTTAGAAAATAGCCTGCAAGCTAACTTCACTTCGATGATTCTTACAGAATACCGTTATTTATTATCACAAAGTCTTTATGTCAATTCAATTCTAGATTATGCGTTATACCAAGATATGACAAGCACTTCGAATAAAAATCAAATAAAAAAATTAATAGGAATCGGCATTGGAACAACTATTCAAACAACAAGTGGAATATTGAAAATAAACCTTACAAACGGCGGAGAGAAAACTTCCGATTTGCAATTATATAACACTATCATAAACATATGTTATAATGTTAAATTTTGATGTTTAACGAAAAAAATATTTTTTTTACTAGGAAAGTTAACAAATTATTAAGAGTTTTGCGATACTAATTCAAAATATTTAAAAATGAAACTAAAGTTCAATGGATTCTTAGTGCTTTTACTAGTACTAGTTGCGCAATTATCATTTGCGCAAGAAAGAGCTGTTTCTGGGACAGTTTCTGATAATGCCGGAATGCCTTTACCAGGTGTTAGTGTATTAGTTAAGGGAACTAAAGCGGGAACACAAACTGATTTTGATGGTAAATTTTCTATCAAAGCCTCACCAAGCCAAATTTTGGTATTTAGCTACATTGGGATGAAAACTCAAGAGATAGCTGCAACTTCAACTACAGTGAACGTTAAATTAGCTGACGCTTCTGTAGAATTAGAGAGTGTAGTAATTACAGCTGCACTTGGTATTAAAAGAGAGAAAAAATCTATTAGTTACGCTGCACAAGATTTAAAAGGAAGTATTATTAATGAGGGAGGTACAAACAATGCAGTATCAGCTTTATCTGGTAACGTTGCAGGTTTACAAGTTACTTCTCCTTCTACAATGGGAGGTTCTACAAGAGTTGTACTTAGAGGTGTTGGATCTGTAACAGGTGAAAACAGACCTTTAATCGTTATTGATGGTATTCCATTAGACAATGGTAACTACAACAGTTCAAACACTCAAAGAGGTGCTGGAGGTAGAGATTACGGTGATGCATCTGCGGATATCAACCCAGACGATATCGAATCTGTAACTGTACCTAAAGGAGGTCCTGCTGCTGCTCTTTACGGAAGTAGAGCTGGTAACGGTGCGATTTTGTATACTACTAAATCTGCTAAAAAATCAGGTGGTAAAGCAGAAATTGCTTTCAATACAGGTATTACGTTCGAAAACGTATATATCATGCCAAACCTACAACATGAATACGGAGGAGGTAGTTCATCTACTTTCCAACAACAAGTTATCAATGGCCAAACTTATAACATTGCTGACTACGCTACAGACGAAAGCTGGGGACCAAAATACGATCCAAACTTAAAATATTTACCTTGGAATGCATTTGATCCAGAATTTTCTAATGATTACTTAAAAGAAAAATCTTGGGTAAATCCTCAGAACGATGTTAGATCTTTCTTTAATACTGGTATTACAAGAACTAACTCGATCTCTTTTGCTAAAAACACTCAAGATTCTGGAGTTAGATTTGCATTTACAAACCAAAAAACAGAAGGTATTGTTCCTAACTCAAGCTTAACAAAAAACACATTCACTTTAAACGCTAACACTAAAATGAGTGATAAGCTTAAAGTTGAAAGTATGGTTACTTATGTTCAAACAAGAGGTTTCAACAGACCTGAAGTTGGATATGGTGATAATGGTTTAGGACAAAAATTCTTCCAATGGGGTCAAAGACAATTGGATTATGATGAGTTAAAAGACTACAAATTATCGACTGGTGAACAAAGATCATGGAACAGAAAAGCATGGAATAACGCTACACCAAACTATTCTGACAACCCTTACTGGATTATCTACGAGAACACATCAAACGATACAAGAAATAGAATCTATGGTAATGGTAAAATTACTTACAACATTACTCCAGACTTATATGCTGTAGGTAACGTTTATGCTGATATCTACAACTTAGGTATCCAAGAAAGAGTTGCCATCGGTTCACAAGCGCTTCCAAGTTTTACAACTAGTTCAAGAACATTAACTGACTTCAACTACGAAGGACGTCTACACTATGACAAGAAATTTGGTAAATTTAGCCTTGCTTCTTTTGCTGGAGCTAACAGAAGAAACTCATTCTTAACAAGAGTTTCAGGAAATACTGTTGGAGGTTTAGTACTTCCAGGTCAATACAATTTATCTAACAGTGCAAGCCCTGCACAATCTACTAATGAAGACATCAGAGACAGAACAAATAGTGTTTATGGATTCGTTTCATTAGGATATGATGACTTTTTATTCTTAGAAGCTACAGACAGACAAGACTGGTTTAGTACAGTATACAAGCCTGTTAACTACGCATCTGTTACTGGAAGTTTTATCTTCTCAGAATTAACTAACGTATCTTGGTTAAACTACGGTAAAGTTAGAGGTGGTTGGGCACAAGCTGGTAACGCAACTACAGCGTACAGATTACAAAACTATGCTGATATCGCAATTCCATTTCAAGGAACTCCAAGATACAGCCAACCAGGAACTGCAGGAAATCCATTCTTAAAACCTGAGTTAAAAACTACTAAAGAGGTAGGTTTAGAATTAAGCTTATTTGACAGAAGATTAGGTGTTGATGTAACTTACTACGATGTTGTAACTACAGACTTAATTACTCCTATCCAAGTTGATCCATCAACAGGTTTTAACTTTGCTTTATTTAATGCAGGTAAACTACAAAACAAAGGTATTGAAGCTACTGTAACTGTTAATCCAGTAAGAACACAAGATTTCAGATGGGACATTACTTGGAACTTTGCTAAAAATGACAACAAACTACGTGAATTAATTCCTGGAGTTAACGAATTAACTATTGCAAATGCTCCATTCCAAGCTAGATTATTAGCTGTTGTTGGACAACAATATGGTCAAATCTATGGAACTGACTTTACTTACGATGCTAACGGAAACAAAGTAGTTGATGCTGAAGGAGCTTACATTCCAACTGCACCTAAAGCTTTAGGAACTATTACTCCTGATTACAATATGGGTCTAAGAAACAACTTTAAGTACAAAAACTTAAACTTTGGTTTCTTAATTGATATGCAAGAAGGCGGAAGTTATTTCTCTACTTCACACATGTGGGGATCTTACTCTGGTATGTTAGAGCACACTGCTACTCCAGGATTGAGAGAAAATGGTATTGTGGTTGATGCAGTATACGAAAATGGAGCACAAAACACTTCTGTACTACCTGGACAAACTTGGGCTCAACAACACTATGGACTTGATGCTATGAACGTTTTTGATGCGAGCTATGTAAAATTAAGAGAGGTTACTCTTGGATATACTTTACCAAAAAGAATTATCGGACCTTTCGCTGACATTAGATTCTCTCTTTTCGCAAGAAACTTATTTACATGGGGATTAGATTGGAAAGGAATGGATCCAGAGATGGCTTCATATGGTAGTGGTAACACTCAAGGTTTAGAGGGAGGTTCTTTGCCTTCAACTAGAACATACGGAATGAATCTAGAATTAAAATTCTAAAAAAAAATCAAGATGAAAAAAATATTCATATCAATATTATCAATTGCAACACTACTTACTACTACTGTAAGCTGTGATGATAAATTAGAAGAAATAAACATAAACCCTAACAGGCCAGACATATTAAATACTACATCTGTTGGTGTTTTCAACGGTGCTGTATACAACTTAATGACGAATTCTAGAGGAAGTTTTTCTTCGGGTAGAATGGCATTACCATGGGTTCAATATTCCGCACAAAGAAACTACACTGAAGAGGATCGTTTCCAATTTAGAGAAGTTACAAATCAAAGTTTATACGGTGATTATTACTTATCAGCTATCGATTTTAAAACTGTTATTCAAATGAATACAGATCCAGAGCTAAAAATTAAAAATGCTGCTTACGGTAGTAATAATAACCAAATCGCTGCAGCTAGAGTAATGTTAGCTTATACTTTCTTACAACTTGTAGATGCTTATGGCGACGTTCCTTACTATTCTTATGGAACTACTGACCCAGATTTCCAAGCTTTACAAAAAGATACATATATCAAGCCTAAATTTGCTCCTGCAGTTAAAATTTACGCGGATCTTATGAAGGAATTGAAAGAAGCTGTTGCAATGGTTGAAACAAATCAAACAGTATTTTCACAAGGTGACCGTCTTTTTGGAAGCCCTGCAAAACTTATTAAATTTGCTAACTCTTTAAGATTAAGAATTGGAACTAGAGTTAAAGGTGTTGTTCCTGGAGCTGAAGCACATATTGCTGAAGCTAT from Flavobacterium fluviale includes these protein-coding regions:
- the rplC gene encoding 50S ribosomal protein L3, with amino-acid sequence MSGLIGKKIGMTSIFDENGKNIPCTVIEAGPCVVTQVRTKGVDGYEALQLGFDDKNEKHSTKAALGHFKKAGTVAKKKVVEFQDFATEQKLGDLIDVSIFEEGEFVDVQGVSKGKGFQGVVKRHGFGGVGQATHGQHNRLRAPGSVGASSYPSRVFKGMRMAGRMGGENVKVQNLRVLKVVAEKNLLVIKGCVPGHKNSYVIIQK
- a CDS encoding SusC/RagA family TonB-linked outer membrane protein: MKLKFNGFLVLLLVLVAQLSFAQERAVSGTVSDNAGMPLPGVSVLVKGTKAGTQTDFDGKFSIKASPSQILVFSYIGMKTQEIAATSTTVNVKLADASVELESVVITAALGIKREKKSISYAAQDLKGSIINEGGTNNAVSALSGNVAGLQVTSPSTMGGSTRVVLRGVGSVTGENRPLIVIDGIPLDNGNYNSSNTQRGAGGRDYGDASADINPDDIESVTVPKGGPAAALYGSRAGNGAILYTTKSAKKSGGKAEIAFNTGITFENVYIMPNLQHEYGGGSSSTFQQQVINGQTYNIADYATDESWGPKYDPNLKYLPWNAFDPEFSNDYLKEKSWVNPQNDVRSFFNTGITRTNSISFAKNTQDSGVRFAFTNQKTEGIVPNSSLTKNTFTLNANTKMSDKLKVESMVTYVQTRGFNRPEVGYGDNGLGQKFFQWGQRQLDYDELKDYKLSTGEQRSWNRKAWNNATPNYSDNPYWIIYENTSNDTRNRIYGNGKITYNITPDLYAVGNVYADIYNLGIQERVAIGSQALPSFTTSSRTLTDFNYEGRLHYDKKFGKFSLASFAGANRRNSFLTRVSGNTVGGLVLPGQYNLSNSASPAQSTNEDIRDRTNSVYGFVSLGYDDFLFLEATDRQDWFSTVYKPVNYASVTGSFIFSELTNVSWLNYGKVRGGWAQAGNATTAYRLQNYADIAIPFQGTPRYSQPGTAGNPFLKPELKTTKEVGLELSLFDRRLGVDVTYYDVVTTDLITPIQVDPSTGFNFALFNAGKLQNKGIEATVTVNPVRTQDFRWDITWNFAKNDNKLRELIPGVNELTIANAPFQARLLAVVGQQYGQIYGTDFTYDANGNKVVDAEGAYIPTAPKALGTITPDYNMGLRNNFKYKNLNFGFLIDMQEGGSYFSTSHMWGSYSGMLEHTATPGLRENGIVVDAVYENGAQNTSVLPGQTWAQQHYGLDAMNVFDASYVKLREVTLGYTLPKRIIGPFADIRFSLFARNLFTWGLDWKGMDPEMASYGSGNTQGLEGGSLPSTRTYGMNLELKF
- the rpsJ gene encoding 30S ribosomal protein S10, giving the protein MSQKIRIKLKSYDHMLVDKSAEKIVKTVKTTGAVVTGPIPLPTHKKLFTVLRSPHVNKKAREQFEVMSYKRLIDIYSSSSKTIDALMKLELPSGVEVEIKV
- a CDS encoding BamA/TamA family outer membrane protein; translation: MKQLAYILFFLCASNCFGQSFYLNINGINKEQSQTIDSLSFKKKHTNLKSLYNELEIVSNNLTKQGYTDAIILENSKINDSSYTALIDLKNKIKEVHIYIGINDFFFNEKKTANDSIIIPYPELENFLNQQILKSEKAGFAFTKIKLENITKKNSIIYARLNLNSEKKRLLNSIIINYTNPNLKNYFPKGALKQLNKKYSDKTFNQEMIKNINSDINSFDFISQTKYPEVLFTKDSTKVFTYIEKRKANTFDGYIGFSNDENKKLILNGYLDISLINTLRAGEKFSLYWKSDGNQQKTFNTKLEIPYLFQSPIGIKAQLNIFKQDSTFQNTKTDINLGYYLNYNSKVYIGYQSTESSDIQNINNSTISDYNNSYLTTTLDFQKPDYNNSLFIHKAFIFTSLGFGKRTTNNDPETAETSNQLFANINLKYNFELNAKNFININSQNYILKSKSYTSNELFRFGGTNSIRGFLENSLQANFTSMILTEYRYLLSQSLYVNSILDYALYQDMTSTSNKNQIKKLIGIGIGTTIQTTSGILKINLTNGGEKTSDLQLYNTIINICYNVKF
- the rpsL gene encoding 30S ribosomal protein S12, whose product is MPTIQQLVRTGRTQITKKSKSVALDSCPQRRGVCTRVYTTTPKKPNSAMRKVARVRLTNGNEVNAYIPGEGHNLQEHSIVLVRGGRVKDLPGVRYHIVRGALDTSGVAGRTQRRSKYGAKRPKEAKK
- the rpsG gene encoding 30S ribosomal protein S7, whose amino-acid sequence is MRKRAAKKRPLLPDPRFNDQLVTRFVNNLMWDGKKSTAFKVFYDAIDIIETKKQNDEKTSLEIWKDALTNVMPHVEVRSRRVGGATFQIPMQIRPDRKISMAMKWLILYSRRRNEKSMAQRLASECLAAAKEEGAAVKKRMDTHKMAEANKAFSHFRF
- the fusA gene encoding elongation factor G, whose amino-acid sequence is MARDLKYTRNIGIAAHIDAGKTTTTERILFYTGKSHKIGEVHDGAATMDWMAQEQERGITITSAATTCTWNFPTEQGKVLPESLPYHFNIIDTPGHVDFTVEVNRSLRVLDGLVFLFSAVDGVEPQSETNWRLADQYRVPRMGFVNKMDRQGANFLAVCGQVKDMLKSNAVAITLPIGDEADFKGIVDLVKNQAIVWHDETQGATFDIVDIPADMVDDVKHYRSILIEEIATYDENLLDKYMEDENSITEEEINNALRAATIDMAIIPMLAGSSFKNKGVQFMLDAVCKYLPSPLDKEGIEGIHPDDAELLEEDQTKILRKPDVKEPFAALAFKIATDPFVGRLAFFRAYSGRLDAGSYVLNTRSGNKERISRIYQMHANKQNPIEYIEAGDIGAAVGFKDIKTGDTLCDEKNPIILESMKFPEPVIGIAIEPKTKADVDKMGMALAKLAEEDPTFTVRTDEASGQTIISGMGELHLDILVDRMKREFKVEVNQGEPQVEYKEAFTRSAQHRETYKKQSGGRGKFGDIVFRIEPADEVDGKVPVGLQFVNEVKGGNVPKEYIPAVEKGFREAMKTGPLAGYAVDSLKVTLLDGSFHPVDSDALSFELAARMGYKESGRAAGAVILEPIMKIEVITPEENMGDIVGDLNRRRGQVNDMGDRNGAKTIKADVPLSEMFGYVTTLRTLSSGRATSTMEFSHYAETPSNISEEVIKKAKGNA